The following coding sequences lie in one Primulina huaijiensis isolate GDHJ02 chromosome 2, ASM1229523v2, whole genome shotgun sequence genomic window:
- the LOC140959087 gene encoding uncharacterized protein isoform X3 produces the protein MKGKRFVADKRDNVVESEEKVDKTEQKMTFESPHDARANFGDFVDVVVNAVVSDLAKEKKELDESHSLNETVDESIGGSFVATSEVEKKTISQSSIADHVRARDDRVKKKKGSMFVIPPSSTPRRKRKVTKQEVIDVEKKGNTPGKVAMDEFQGRSHFCGHEEADDEERKLLTKFLARKELEYVDLPWNWFLLVYKRDEGIFKL, from the exons ATGAAGGGAAAAAGGTTTGTGGCGGATAAACGTGACAATGTTGTTGAATCTGAGGAAAAAGTTGATAAAACAGAACAAAAGATGACTTTTGAGTCACCACATGATGCAAGAGCTAACTTTGGTGATTTTGTTGACGTAGTGGTAAATGCAGTTGTTTCTGATTTGgctaaagaaaagaaagagttaGATGAATCTCATTCTTTGAATGAAACGGTTGATGAGAGCATTGGTGGTAGTTTTGTTGCTACTTCAGAAGTGGAGAAGAAAACTATTTCTCAATCTTCAATTGCGGATCATGTGAGGGCTAGGGATGATcgtgtgaagaaaaaaaaaggttcCATGTTTGTGATTCCACCTAGCTCAACACCAAGACGTAAGAGgaaggtgacaaaacag GAAGTTATAGACGTTGAGAAGAAAGGCAATACTCCTGGCAAGGTTGCCATGGATGAGTTTCAAGGTAGATCACATTTCTGTGGACATGAAGAAGCTGATGATGAAGAGAGAAAGTTGTTGACAAAATTTCTTGCTAGAAAAGAGTTGGAGTACGTTGATCTTCC GTGGAATTGGTTTTTGTTGGTTTACAAAAGAGATGAAGGGATATTTAAACTGTGA
- the LOC140959087 gene encoding uncharacterized protein isoform X2 has product MKGKRFVADKRDNVVESEEKVDKTEQKMTFESPHDARANFGDFVDVVVNAVVSDLAKEKKELDESHSLNETVDESIGGSFVATSEVEKKTISQSSIADHVRARDDRVKKKKGSMFVIPPSSTPRRKRKVTKQEVIDVEKKGNTPGKVAMDEFQGRSHFCGHEEADDEERKLLTKFLARKELEKKSLRNWNNMGKDRWYVGMIMELFFH; this is encoded by the exons ATGAAGGGAAAAAGGTTTGTGGCGGATAAACGTGACAATGTTGTTGAATCTGAGGAAAAAGTTGATAAAACAGAACAAAAGATGACTTTTGAGTCACCACATGATGCAAGAGCTAACTTTGGTGATTTTGTTGACGTAGTGGTAAATGCAGTTGTTTCTGATTTGgctaaagaaaagaaagagttaGATGAATCTCATTCTTTGAATGAAACGGTTGATGAGAGCATTGGTGGTAGTTTTGTTGCTACTTCAGAAGTGGAGAAGAAAACTATTTCTCAATCTTCAATTGCGGATCATGTGAGGGCTAGGGATGATcgtgtgaagaaaaaaaaaggttcCATGTTTGTGATTCCACCTAGCTCAACACCAAGACGTAAGAGgaaggtgacaaaacag GAAGTTATAGACGTTGAGAAGAAAGGCAATACTCCTGGCAAGGTTGCCATGGATGAGTTTCAAGGTAGATCACATTTCTGTGGACATGAAGAAGCTGATGATGAAGAGAGAAAGTTGTTGACAAAATTTCTTGCTAGAAAAGAGTTGGA AAAGAAGTCCTTACGAAATTGGAACAACATGGGAAAAGATCGATGGTACGTCGGGATGATTATGGAGCTTTTCTTTCACTGA
- the LOC140959087 gene encoding uncharacterized protein isoform X1: MKGKRFVADKRDNVVESEEKVDKTEQKMTFESPHDARANFGDFVDVVVNAVVSDLAKEKKELDESHSLNETVDESIGGSFVATSEVEKKTISQSSIADHVRARDDRVKKKKGSMFVIPPSSTPRRKRKVTKQEVIDVEKKGNTPGKVAMDEFQGRSHFCGHEEADDEERKLLTKFLARKELEYVDLPKKSLRNWNNMGKDRWYVGMIMELFFH, translated from the exons ATGAAGGGAAAAAGGTTTGTGGCGGATAAACGTGACAATGTTGTTGAATCTGAGGAAAAAGTTGATAAAACAGAACAAAAGATGACTTTTGAGTCACCACATGATGCAAGAGCTAACTTTGGTGATTTTGTTGACGTAGTGGTAAATGCAGTTGTTTCTGATTTGgctaaagaaaagaaagagttaGATGAATCTCATTCTTTGAATGAAACGGTTGATGAGAGCATTGGTGGTAGTTTTGTTGCTACTTCAGAAGTGGAGAAGAAAACTATTTCTCAATCTTCAATTGCGGATCATGTGAGGGCTAGGGATGATcgtgtgaagaaaaaaaaaggttcCATGTTTGTGATTCCACCTAGCTCAACACCAAGACGTAAGAGgaaggtgacaaaacag GAAGTTATAGACGTTGAGAAGAAAGGCAATACTCCTGGCAAGGTTGCCATGGATGAGTTTCAAGGTAGATCACATTTCTGTGGACATGAAGAAGCTGATGATGAAGAGAGAAAGTTGTTGACAAAATTTCTTGCTAGAAAAGAGTTGGAGTACGTTGATCTTCC AAAGAAGTCCTTACGAAATTGGAACAACATGGGAAAAGATCGATGGTACGTCGGGATGATTATGGAGCTTTTCTTTCACTGA